CAGAAAGTGAACATCGAGGCCGCGCGTGCGCTGGGCGGGCTGCCGCTGGAAAGCGCCGTGTCCTGGCTTGCCGACATCGACGTCCCCGGTCGCGATGCATCCTGGCGCGTGCGCACCGCGGCGCTGGCCAGCGACTACGCCGCGTACCGCTACACCGCGACGGTCAAACCGCGCAATCCGGGCAAGCAGCCGCAGTTCGCGTCGCTGGCCTTCGCCGCCGGTGCCGAGGCTCAGACCGGTCTCGACCAGGCCGTGGCGATCGCCGAGGGCGTGCGCTTCGCCCGCGAACTGGCCAACCTGCCGCCGAACATCTGCAACCCGGTCTACATCGCCGAACAGGCCAAGGCCTTCGCCGACGCCCACGACAAGGTCGGCTGCCTCGTGCTCGACGAAGTGGAGATGGAAAAGCTCGGCTTCGGCTCGCTGCTCGCGGTGGGTCGCGGCTCGGCCAACAAGCCCAGGCTGATCGCCCTCGAATACCGCGGCGGTGCCGAGGACGAGAAGCCCTATGCCTTCGTCGGCAAGGGCGTGACCTTCGATGCCGGCGGCATCAGCCTCAAGCCCGGCCCGGGCATGGACGAGATGAAGTTCGACATGGGCGGCGCGGCCGGCGTGCTGGGCGGCTTCGTGTCGGCGGTGAAGATGGGACTCCCGCTGAATCTGGTCTGCGTGGTGCCCTCGGTCGAGAACATGCCCGACGGCGACAGCTACCGTCCCGGCGACGTGCTGACCAGCCTGTCCGGCCAGACCATCGAAGTGCTCAACACCGACGCGGAAGGCCGCCTGATCCTGTGCGATGCGCTTACCTGGACCGCACAGACCTTCCAGCCCAGGGCGATCATCGACGCCGCCACCCTGACCGGCGCCTGCGTCATCGCGCTGGGCAAGCACGCCAGCGGCCTGATGAGCAAGCACGACGACCTGGCCGCCGAACTGCTCGCCGCCGGCGAGGCTGCGCTCGACCGTGCCTGGCGCCTGCCGCTATGGGACGACTACCAGGTGCAGCTGGATTCGACCTTCGCCGACTTCGCCAACATCGGCGGCAAGAGCGCGGGTGCGATCACCGCCGGCTGCTTCCTGTCGCGCTTCACCGACGGCCAGCGCTGGGCTCATCTGGATATCGCCGGCACCGCCTGGGACGAAGGCCGCAAGGGCATGGCCACCGGCCGCCCGGTGGCGCTGCTGGCACAGTGGCTGATCGACCGGACCGAAAAGTAATCGCGGAGCGGCGGGGAGCGGGTTGAAGCCCGGCGTTTCGCTACCCTCCCCCGCTGCTCATCGACTCGACGACTGAATCATGCGCGCCGACTTCTACCTGATCGACAAGCCCCGCTTTCGCGAGCAGCCTTTGCTGCTGGTGTGCGAACTGGCGAAGAAGGCCTGTGCGGCACAGCAGCCCACGCTGATCCTGTGCCGCGATTTCGGCCAGGCCGAGGCAATCGACGACCTGCTGTGGTCCTTCGACGCCGACGCCTTCATCCCGCACCAGCTGGCCGGCGACGATGACGATGCCGAGACCGCAGTACTGGTGGTTCCACCCGGCATCGACACACCGGCACGGCCACTGACGATCAACCTGCGCGACGACTGCCCGGCCGATGTCGGCGAACGCGTGCTTGAAGTGGTGGCAGCCGACCCGTCGGCACGCGAAGGCTCACGCGACCGCTGGCGTGAATACCTGCGCCGCGGCTTCCAGGTGAACAAGCACGACATGTAGAGAACCGCTCTGCCGGGATGCCGGCGAAGCGATCGCTCATACAGTATCGGCCACCTCCTGTACGGGCGCGCGCGGCACCGCCACCAGCGCTTCGGCCAGTTGCGCACCCGTCAGCGGCTTGCGCAGGAAGCCGTCCATGCCCACCGCGCGGCTGCGCGCCTCCTCGTCGCCACCCGAACGCGCGGTGATCGCCACGATCCAGGTGCGTGCATGCCGACCCTGACGGATCAGTCGAGCCAGTTGCAGGCCATCGATGCGCGGCAGGTCCAGATCCAGCAAGACCACGTCGCAAGGGCCCACATCGAGCTCGGTCAGTGCCTGCAGGCCGTTGGCGGCATAGCGCACCCGGTGTCCCTGCTGTTCGAGCATGCCCCGGATGACCGCGGCGACGATGGCATCGTCCTCGACCAG
This window of the Dyella sp. A6 genome carries:
- a CDS encoding leucyl aminopeptidase — translated: MTLQFSLASAHPETVETPCVVVGVYENGLLTSAAARIDSAADGAIKRQVESGDINGKAGSTTVLFAPAGVTAQRVLVVGLGSQKTFDAARFQKVNIEAARALGGLPLESAVSWLADIDVPGRDASWRVRTAALASDYAAYRYTATVKPRNPGKQPQFASLAFAAGAEAQTGLDQAVAIAEGVRFARELANLPPNICNPVYIAEQAKAFADAHDKVGCLVLDEVEMEKLGFGSLLAVGRGSANKPRLIALEYRGGAEDEKPYAFVGKGVTFDAGGISLKPGPGMDEMKFDMGGAAGVLGGFVSAVKMGLPLNLVCVVPSVENMPDGDSYRPGDVLTSLSGQTIEVLNTDAEGRLILCDALTWTAQTFQPRAIIDAATLTGACVIALGKHASGLMSKHDDLAAELLAAGEAALDRAWRLPLWDDYQVQLDSTFADFANIGGKSAGAITAGCFLSRFTDGQRWAHLDIAGTAWDEGRKGMATGRPVALLAQWLIDRTEK
- a CDS encoding DNA polymerase III subunit chi, coding for MRADFYLIDKPRFREQPLLLVCELAKKACAAQQPTLILCRDFGQAEAIDDLLWSFDADAFIPHQLAGDDDDAETAVLVVPPGIDTPARPLTINLRDDCPADVGERVLEVVAADPSAREGSRDRWREYLRRGFQVNKHDM